A single Cucumis melo cultivar AY chromosome 4, USDA_Cmelo_AY_1.0, whole genome shotgun sequence DNA region contains:
- the LOC103494950 gene encoding transcription factor ILR3, whose product MVSPENPNWLFDYGLIEDIPVPDGNFPVTSSSFTWAIQPFNGAHDTGVEIDGSLADVDGRLESGSKKRVRSDSCSASSSKACREKLRRDKLNDKFLELGSILDPGRPPKTDKAAILVDAVRMVNQLRSETQKLKESNSSLQEKIKELKAEKNELRDEKQRLKADKERLEQQVKSMPAQQPGFLPPIPTFPAQGQAPGNKLFPFVGYHPSVAMWQFMPPAAVDTSQDHVLRPPVA is encoded by the exons ATGGTATCCCCCGAAAATCCCAATTGGTTGTTTGATTATGGTTTGATCGAAGATATCCCTGTACCCGATGGGAATTTCCCGGTCACGAGCTCAAGCTTCACTTGGGCTATTCAGCCCTTTAACGGCGCCCATGATACCGG TGTGGAAATTGATGGATCGTTGGCAGATGTGGATGGCCGTCTAGAATCAGGCTCAAAGAAGCG GGTTAGATCTGATTCTTGTAGTGCATCAAGCTCCAAAGCATGTAGGGAGAAATTGCGGAGGGATAAGCTCAATGACAA GTTTCTGGAACTGGGCTCCATTTTGGATCCTGGAAGACCACCCAAAACTGACAAGGCTGCAATTTTAGTTGATGCAGTTCGAATGGTGAATCAGCTGCGTAGTGAAACACAGAAACTAAAGGAGTCAAATTCTAGTCTCCAGGAGAAGATCAAAGAGTTGAAG GCTGAGAAGAACGAGCTTCGTGATGAGAAGCAGAGGCTCAAGGCAGATAAGGAGAGGCTAGAGCAGCAAGTAAAGTCCATGCCTGCTCAACAACCTGGCTTCTTACCACCAATACCCACATTTCCTGCTCAGGGTCAAGCTCCTGGCAATAAGTTATTTCCTTTCGTTGGTTACCACCCAAGTGTTGCTATGTGGCAATTCATGCCACCTGCTGCGGTGGACACGTCACAGGATCACGTACTCCGGCCACCTGTTGCCTAA
- the LOC103494949 gene encoding thioredoxin-like protein CXXS1: protein MERQKKIVKKRVIKVGSEESWDYYVTKASLQGCPAVVHFSASWCTPSRTMSPFFEELALEYKSVLFLSVDVDEAKEVASKLEIKAMPTFVLMKNGAPDHKLVGANPEELRKRIKAFIYC, encoded by the exons ATGGAAAGACAGAAAAAGATTGTGAAGAAAAGGGTAATCAAAGTTGGCTCAGAGGAATCATGGGATTACTATGTTACAAAAGCTTCCTTACAAGGCTGCCCT GCTGTAGTGCATTTTAGTGCTAGCTGGTGTACACCCTCAAGAACCATGAGCCCTTTCTTTGAAGAGctggccttggagtacaaaagTGTTTTGTTTCTATCTGTGGATGTGGACGAAGCTAAG GAGGTTGCATCAAAGTTGGAGATAAAGGCCATGCCGACATTTGTATTGATGAAGAATGGAGCACCTGACCATAAGCTTGTTGGAGCCAACCCAGAGGAGCTGAGGAAAAGAATCAAGGCTTTCATATATTGCTAA